One Puntigrus tetrazona isolate hp1 chromosome 25, ASM1883169v1, whole genome shotgun sequence genomic window, GTTTTGAACGTGAAGGGGGTTCCTGACTGTCTGAGCGTCACAGTTCCTCTGAATCCACGAGGACTTTTTGGGACTGTCCGGCGCCGTCGCGGTTTCAGCCAAAGACCAGATTTTTGGTTTCTGAGGCGGACCGGCGTTATCCGAGGGCTCTTGCGCTGCCGGACTCTTTTTGATTCggtcctcctcctctccctcatCCGAGTTTGCGTCTCTTCTGTCTTTTACAATATCGCTCATAAATCTCTTCTCTGCCCCCGCGTCGTCATATTCCTCAGAATCCGAAACTTTAGACACCGATTTTTCGTCGTCCTGATAATCACAATCCTGCTTGTCTTCGATGTTTTCCGTGTCGATGTTCTCCAGGTCTATTTCCTCGTCCTCGTCCCTCTTGTCTCCGTCCTCGTTGTCACTCGTGTACACGTTTCCGTCCTCGTCGGTTCTCGTTTTGGGAACCCAAGtcattttattctcttttttcaGTCTTCTGCGGGCGTTGGCGAACCAGGTGGACACCTGAGTGAGGGTCATCTTGGTGATGATGGCCAGCATGATTTTTTCTCCTTTGGTGGGGTAGGGGTTTTTCCGGTGTTCGCTGAGCCAGGCCTTCAGGGTGCTGGTGCTCTCGCGGGTGGCGTTCTTGGGTCGGGACGGATCTCCGAACTGATACTGGTGTCCGTACGGGTAGAAGGATGCGTGAGGAAAGCCTGCATGCTGAATCCCTGGACTGTCTTTAAACTCGTACTGGGAGCccttaaacaaaagaaaagcaagTATATATGAGCATGGGTGCTGCTGAGAGAAAGGTAGAGgaagatataaataaaactaagaaaaccacatttatatatatatatatatatatatatatatatatatatatatatatatatatatatatatatatatataaatgtggttttcttagttttattatattttatttatattatatatatatatatatatatatatatatatatatatatatattattatttccttaCCAGATTCGAGccttaaaatctataaaatacatttttaaactttgctaaatttttacattttaacttttaatattttagacttaaataaaacagtctaaccatgtttgttttttaatttcctaAGAGTTCTTGTATCGCTTCTgaacattaaagaaaaacaatacatgacagaattttagctccaataacatttgtaaaaatccaTTAATTTGCCCAAATAAATCATTCGCATTGACAAacgtttaatgtttaatagtaAGACTAAATAAATGTCGCCATAGCAACATTTTCCGATTTCAAGAGATTctaattttctcaaaaaaaaaaaaaaaatacccttaACTTAcaggaggaaagaaaaaaaatagcctaggttatttttcattataagtTCTCCAGAGTAGCTTATTCGGTTTCTGCGTTTTCTTAAGCACCGGCAAACGTGAAACAAACactaaagaaaatgaaaaagttacTTTCCGTAACATTTCATTTAGCGGGTCCTTACATACGAACAGGCTATAACGCGAACGGTATTTCCAAAATGCTTTCAAACGATTAGACCATCGCGTCGCTCGACTTTTAACGTTAGTTCTCCGTGAACTCACCAGCTGGTTGAGCACGGAGAGGTCGCTGGAGTAGGGCAGGAACGCGCTGTATCCCTGCGCGCTGGCGAACGGAGCTCCGTACATGCTGGAGAGGACGCTGGAGAGCGAGCCCGACGCGCTGAGCTCCGCGCCGACGCGCCGCTCCGTGGAGTACAGCGGTCTGATGTACTTATAGCCGAGCTGCGGGAGAGACATGCTGCTGCCAAAGGTCCGAGCGACGGAAAAAACGATCACAGATCTCGCCTTTGACACCGAGGATCGGGTGGAAACTCGCGGAGAGCCTCGCTGAGAGTTAAAGCCGCTCTCCGCTCCGAGGTGGACTGAGGTCACATTCAGATTGAGTGAGATTGTTCGCAACACTCGCGTGATTGACATTTCTAGTGTCTCTCAGGCCCCTCCCATCTCtgaaaactctctctctctctctctctctctctctctctctctctcacacacacacacacacacacacacacaaagtcagtCGTCCgatacatttcagattttttttcttatgattgTTAAATCACATCGAACTTCATTATCTGAATGGCCTGTTGTCCAAAACTGCGCATAAGAGAGAAATTAATTTATAGCATATTTGCGTAACACGTGCCAGGAATCACCAAATCGtcgaaaaacaaacaaaaaataaataaatagcctacAATTGCAAGCAATTTGGTTATCGTGCCAATAAAATGTTAGATATGCGGCAATGGtgttgttaaaataacaaaaacgaCAGCTTTTTGTcgtgttaataaaaaaaataatatttctacaaACTGCGATGGATTAAACAAGATCTCCTGTTAACGTTAAGGGGGAATCGGAGAGACAAAAGATGCAATATTGAAATTCCGggaaaagattaaataaatccTGAAGAGACATATTGATGCTTTATTGTCCTCGGAAAACAGTATGTACTGCTGAGATTACATCTCCATCGGTTTATTACGAACACATCGCAAATCTTATTTCACAGAATCTAATCCGCATTATAAAAGAGTTTTTATCCGGCGACGCAGATGATAATATCACTATTCATCGACGTGCGCTTAAATTaccacagaagaagaagaagaaaaaaaaaaccgttACATTTTGAAGCGTTTACTATAGATTCTAAAGTAAgagaaattagaaataaaattaaaaaagctaacAAATCATTCCACTTTCACTGTAGcctatttgaaaaacaaactcgTAGTTTGTTAATTTCTAAGAGCAACAAATAAACTGCAAAATGCGTTTGctagatttttatattaactCCGCGTCCTGcaaaattagttaaaataaaaacaaataggctaaaataaaattttataataaaataaaataaattaaattaaattaaaacaaattaacgAATATAAAAATCCATATCGTTTCGAAATAGGTgggttaatattttattttattttttattataattattttttttttaatttattttttagggCTAACTAGACCTAGCGTCCCAAAATCAAGGACCCGAATTAGCACCCGGTCTTTGACAAATGTTGATTTGGCCGTTCCTCGAGgctgaagggggaaaaaaaagcgcACGTCGACACTCTCGGGACTTTATCGACTTCAGGAGCTCGCCGTCAGCTGAACCGTTCGCTGCGGATCTGACCGTGAGTCTTTACGAGCGGTTCGTGACCGCGGGGCTTCTGACGCGTCGCTTGTTTTGGCGAGATTAGACGCGGCGCGCGCGACCTGTCACAGCGGCGGTTTCCGCGCTTTCCGTGCTTTATTTTAGCAGGCGAACGGCCGCAATCTCGAGGAATCAAAGACTCCTTACGGCGGTCGAACGGCTTCACAGCCGGTTATTCTTAAGTAATAGATACACTGCGCTCCAAACCCCATTCAAAACCCCTTCGTACCGACAGGAGCGGGGTCACGGGTTAACGTAACGCACGCCCGCGCAGTTTGTTTTCCTGCGAAGTTTAGATAAGTGGCTGACCGACGAAGCTTGTAATTACGATATTCCAAAAAAACCGGTCCCGGATCAGTATATAAATCTCTCCATCCAATTACAAGATGTAATATTTCTGCACTCAAGCTGGTAATGAGCTCTAATGCCTGTGCTGGAGTTAATCCCCCTCGGATGCGGCACAGATCAGATGTTGCCTCTGTAATTAGACTGGCagaaaatcattatttcatgttcaaatagaaaatgagGTTGGTGGGGAAGTTAATTTCTCTCTGCTCCGTCAAGCATGGACAagaatttaatgatttaattacagTTGTAAGCTCTTTAGATCAGACTTAAATGGAGCCGAGGGTTTCTTTTTACCCTTTTTTCTTCCCCCCCCCCCCTTCGCCACAGTTGCGTAAAAGGCTACGGCGACTCAAAGCTTTGACACGAGCTCGGAGAGAGAGGTCTTTGCGAGCGCTTCTTTACGGCGACGTCAATCCTTGTTTGACGACTTAAGTGATACCTCGAGCTTCACCCGTGATGACAATTAAAGGAAACGGGACCGGTCTAACCAAACAGTGAATCGACGTTGATGCGACGCGCGCGTTTGCGACGCGGAAATCGCTGGCGCGCGCGCGCGGTGCGCGCCTACAACGCGACGTCGGTGAATGCCAAAGTCGCTTACCATCAATGCCGTGAGATTTCGTTTCCATTTGCGCTATTCATATGCACTTTTTGGATATGTTTATCGGAATGCTCTGTTCCGCGTGATGGAGGTGAACGGAGAACCGCCGAGCTTCAAAAcgactaaaaagaaaaatacaatgcGGCTTGTGCATAAAAATCGTGAGTCGTcgtttgcagtgtttttttttttttttttttttcctttcaaaacattcaaaccGAGCTGAAATAATATGCATATCAGACGAACTCGTCTTACGCCTCTATAACCGATTTAACCGTTTTCTTCCCCGCGCTATCAAATGCAGGCCCTCTGTGACTTCACTTCCGGTGTATAATGCTGACATTGTCCCCAGTCCAGTGCGAATGTGCAAGAATAGATTTTAGTATTCAGAAGCTTTATGTGTCACTCAGCATGACAGAACCCCCAAACCCCCAATCGCTGCTCCATATTCAGAATGACCCCTCATTTTCCTCCAGCTTGCATAGCAAAATCcgtttttaagaaataaatgattattaaaaaatatgcatatcaaCTTGTCAACTACGTTGATTGCATTTCAGGTATACCTACCATATGAAACAACACTTCATTAAGATGTTctacttatttttataataacaataaattatgcatgcaGGTAAACCTAATACGAGCTCTATATAATCCTAACCCTATAGTTAATTAGATGTAGTCTAACCCTTATTAttctatacatttattcattgctCTTGTTGCCTGTCTCCCTTTGTGCGTTTGCACGTGAAAGTGTGTATCGGTCAAAGTAAATTACCTTAagctttatttttgcattttctgaaGCGAAAGAGACAATTTCGCCGCACAAAACCGACCACCACGTTCCCATCCACCTCATTTTGCGACGTCGAAGAGTTTCGTTCGCCCGCTGCAGGCGAGTTGTCCGAATAGCAAAGTACAGTAAACCGCGAAACTGTAAACCCCCGGTCGTCCCGATTCACGATTGAAAGTGATTTCAGACAGAACGCTAACAGAAAACAGCTTGGTCTGAAAGTGACTTCGTCGTGCAACGCTACACACTACTGCCGGATGACAGCGGACTGGTTTTGCATGTGAATTCTCACAGAAATGTGCCGGTGTGGCCTTGACGAACAAGTTTTCGGCAAAGAACACACTCGACGCAGCTGGCTAACGCATGGCGGTCGTGCATGCTAACGAACACCAGTGCTCAAAGTTTCCTTCAAATGTTTGCACAAACAAAGTGGTTGTGTCAATATTCAGATAGCTagcaataaatatgttaaacgGACCAGGGGTGCATTTACTTTGACATACAATGACATAACCACCATAGTACAAGGATTTGTTGGAGAAACCAACCAGTCAGAACAGTGTAGTTCCAACCACTTGGTTGGTTGTTGGAAACATGGTTCAGGAAGCACCGAATCAGTGAATTGTACTTGTAGCATAGCTTCAATCGACAATCAACTGACTTGCGGGAAACAGTGTTTCACGTGTTTGCATACTTGCAAACGTTCCTTGTACTGGTCAAGAGTGAAAGCAATGCCTTGCTTTAGCAAAACCGGCAAACACGCTGCCGTTTGGATATTAAAACGTTACGATCACTAATCACCGCAGACTGCCGTGCTATAGTCCGGGCCCTTTCGAAGCACCCGAAACACAATACGACATCCACCTCAATAGACACCGAACACGCATTGTAATGTAAAACATGCCGGGGAGGAAAAaggcaattattattttaagagaaTGATTACGATCTGAAACGAAAGGACCTCGGTGGTCCGTTGTTTCTACGAGGGAAAAGATTAATCTTCTCCAATCTGTGGACAGGATAATCAGGACCGTCCCTCACACCTGGTCTTCCCGTCCGTGATGGAGAGAGTGGAGTAATTAATGACTCTCGCCCCACGGCTGGCAGTAATGGATTGGCTGCTATCAGGACTGGCCATCCGTTAGTTCGTGGGAAAATATCACAGCGTCGCACTTCGATGGGATCGAGAGGGTCTTCATCAAATAGGGTTTTTCGAGAGAAGTCCTCTGGATGGCGAGGGCTCCTCGGGGGCGGGTTATGTTGGTCAGAGAGCCCTTGACAGCTAATTTCATCTGtaaatgtctttgtgtgttACGGTTCTATTTTATATAGGTTCAGTTCAAGTTGGGCTCCATGTACAGCATTATAACCGATATTACATGACAATGGAAAGCCAGTAAACTTGGTCGCATTTGCATGAAGCGCATAAAGAGATCGGGTGCCATAAAAAACGATTTAGGCGACtgtacagctttttttttaatggatcaattaatattagcttttcagtaaaaaagaaaagctttttagAGCCTTCATTATTGGCCCATAGACTTCCATTATGGgtcaaatgatatttttatggtaAATGACAGGATGCTAGAGATCTTGTTGATAGAGCTCAAGTTTTATTGAACCTGGAACATTTCTTTGACTCGCATTCAGCATATCTATTATTCGAAATCcgatatataataatatcaacACGCAGACCTCACGCATCACGAGGCCCGCTAAATcgattattaatgttaaattatgcTTGAAAACTCAAGAATTTTTCCATTTTACTCCGATATAGACTATACGTCTTCTCTCAAACTCTCATAAACACGTACACAGCGAGGCGGAAGTATTAGCATAAATACATTAGAATATGAATAAGTGTGAGCACGCCATTCTCCCTCAATAATGATTAATATTCATTCACGTCGCAGTCTTCAGATCAGGCTCACTACCCAACAATCCAcaactattaatatttaaatgctggTTTTATTTAACAGCGATACTCTGCATGAGGGTGTTTATGGGTATGATGCGAGAGATCTTGATAAGTTTCTCCTGAGAGCTGCACTTGAGCGGATACATTCAACCCGCCAGTGTCATCTGCAAAATCcaatttaacacaaagcagTCTTATTTACAGAGAAGCCAAAGATAAACATAGCTGAATGACTTTTGTCCAAAACCATTATGCTCATAAATTTAGCAGCCGAACCTTTTTTCTCGCTTTCTTACTTCTTGAgaattcgttttttttgtgcgtgttcGGAGCCTGCCCTAGTTGTGGCCTGCTGGGACCTTTTCTACCAACACCTTTTTTGACCGGCACTCCGCGAACTACAGAATATATCACCATtgacaaagaaacaaagacaCAGATTGAGCAAACTGGTGACCCAGCAGTTCTAGAACGTTCTTATTGGCAGAAACATGTCTAAAAGGTAACTTCTCGAGAGGGAAAGGCATGCATTCTTCATGAGCAAGATGAAAATATTGAGA contains:
- the irx3b gene encoding iroquois-class homeodomain protein IRX-3b; translation: MSITRVLRTISLNLNVTSVHLGAESGFNSQRGSPRVSTRSSVSKARSVIVFSVARTFGSSMSLPQLGYKYIRPLYSTERRVGAELSASGSLSSVLSSMYGAPFASAQGYSAFLPYSSDLSVLNQLGSQYEFKDSPGIQHAGFPHASFYPYGHQYQFGDPSRPKNATRESTSTLKAWLSEHRKNPYPTKGEKIMLAIITKMTLTQVSTWFANARRRLKKENKMTWVPKTRTDEDGNVYTSDNEDGDKRDEDEEIDLENIDTENIEDKQDCDYQDDEKSVSKVSDSEEYDDAGAEKRFMSDIVKDRRDANSDEGEEEDRIKKSPAAQEPSDNAGPPQKPKIWSLAETATAPDSPKKSSWIQRNCDAQTVRNPLHVQNWTKMAHQMALTSHYLGLKHQSTSNSHMHARHAEQRTPSL